A genomic segment from Streptomyces sp. NBC_00459 encodes:
- a CDS encoding CU044_5270 family protein produces the protein MPDELDLLRGANPVPADGPHFGDGPLDHDAERRLNRLLHGGGPFGRRRTRWMWSLATVAVVAATALALLLVGPNTAPAVAAPRPLLVQAGSTPVPLARMAEIAEAAAADGSPELRRGTHVQTWSMGMSEDAPPITLPVERVVRWRADASHTELVVATDPQHPGRPVLSEGDDGTDLVEDGHVISEQTFGPSWSDAPPESPPPHDPGLLKAYLQETQYPSTALTTRELLDAVRVLLDHWTLGAREDAAVARLLADAGGLRPVGRVTDRLGRPGQAYVYDGRGSRQMLIMDPVTGAVLGLEDTATTAEPEWGLKAGDVMDYSAWMR, from the coding sequence ATGCCTGACGAACTCGACCTGCTGCGCGGCGCCAACCCCGTGCCGGCGGACGGCCCCCACTTCGGCGACGGACCACTGGACCACGACGCGGAGCGCCGGCTCAACCGACTGCTGCACGGCGGCGGCCCGTTCGGCCGTCGCCGCACCCGCTGGATGTGGAGCCTCGCGACCGTCGCGGTGGTCGCCGCGACCGCGCTGGCCCTGCTCCTCGTGGGCCCCAACACCGCCCCGGCGGTGGCCGCCCCCCGCCCGTTGCTCGTGCAGGCCGGCTCCACCCCCGTACCCCTGGCCAGGATGGCCGAGATCGCCGAGGCGGCAGCGGCGGACGGCTCGCCGGAACTCCGCAGGGGCACCCACGTACAGACGTGGAGCATGGGCATGTCGGAGGACGCGCCCCCGATCACGCTGCCCGTCGAACGCGTCGTACGCTGGCGGGCCGACGCGAGCCATACGGAACTGGTCGTGGCGACCGATCCACAGCATCCCGGTCGGCCGGTCCTGAGTGAGGGGGACGACGGAACCGACCTGGTCGAGGACGGACACGTCATCAGCGAGCAGACGTTCGGGCCGAGCTGGAGCGACGCCCCGCCCGAGTCGCCGCCGCCGCACGACCCGGGCCTCCTGAAGGCCTACCTTCAGGAGACGCAGTACCCGAGCACCGCGCTGACGACCCGCGAACTCCTCGACGCGGTGCGGGTGTTGCTCGACCACTGGACCCTCGGGGCCCGCGAGGACGCGGCCGTCGCCAGGCTGCTGGCGGACGCCGGAGGGCTGCGGCCTGTCGGCCGGGTGACGGACCGGCTCGGGCGGCCCGGCCAGGCGTATGTGTACGACGGACGCGGCTCCCGTCAGATGCTGATCATGGACCCGGTCACCGGTGCCGTCCTCGGCCTGGAGGACACCGCCACCACCGCCGAGCCCGAGTGGGGTCTGAAAGCGGGCGACGTCATGGACTACAGCGCCTGGATGCGCTGA
- a CDS encoding RNA polymerase sigma factor produces the protein MSNDETFAAAYREHYWAVSRYVARRLDGRTSEVEEVVADVFTVAWRRRGDLPASPLPWLYGVARNCLANAVRGQGRRRRLVDRLGNDETAHGRQVVASPDTESPGAWVHEALARLTPADQEVLRLTAWEELAVDEVAVALDCGTRAAAMRLHRARRRLRTEIDRIRPTLAADVNSPKEHGHA, from the coding sequence ATGAGCAACGACGAGACCTTCGCCGCTGCCTATCGCGAGCACTACTGGGCGGTCAGCCGCTATGTCGCTCGACGACTGGACGGCCGTACCAGCGAGGTGGAGGAAGTGGTGGCGGACGTGTTCACCGTCGCCTGGCGGCGGCGCGGCGACCTGCCGGCGTCCCCGCTGCCCTGGCTGTACGGCGTGGCACGCAACTGCCTGGCCAACGCGGTACGCGGCCAGGGCCGTCGGCGTCGGCTGGTCGACCGGCTGGGCAACGACGAGACGGCGCACGGCAGGCAGGTCGTGGCGAGCCCCGACACGGAGTCGCCGGGCGCCTGGGTGCACGAGGCGCTCGCCCGGCTCACCCCGGCCGACCAGGAGGTCCTGCGCCTGACGGCCTGGGAGGAACTCGCCGTCGACGAGGTCGCCGTGGCTCTGGACTGCGGTACACGCGCGGCGGCGATGCGGCTGCACCGGGCCCGGCGCCGGCTGAGAACCGAGATCGACCGGATACGCCCCACGCTCGCCGCCGACGTGAACTCCCCGAAGGAACACGGCCATGCCTGA